Part of the Oerskovia paurometabola genome is shown below.
CGACGCGCGCCAGGTACACGTCCTGAACGCCCCGTCCCCTGCTGCGACCTGCGCTTTTGAGATCGCCGAGCACATCGTGGGGCGCGTGGACGAGCACTTGATCCACTGATCGGACTCGACGGGTGGCGTACCGCGTGCGGGCCTTCCGCAGCGCGGACCGAGTTGCCGCCGGGGACCTGCCCGATGGTCGAGTGTGAGGGTAGCTGACGATGAAGTACTCACGAGCAGGAGTCTCGGGGATCGCCGTGCTGGCGCTCCTCGTCGGGGGCGGCACAGCGTCTGCGAGTACCGTCGCGCAGCTGTCGTCGACGCTCGGCGCCGAGAACCAGGTCACCGACGGGATCACCTCGTCGGAGCCGTCGGTGACCGAGGTCCCGCTCGACGTGGTCGCGGTGCAGGCAGGGGGCGCTGCCGCTCCCGACGCCGAGGCCGACGCCGGGTCCCGAGCACAGGAGGGGCCCGCCGAGGGCGTGGAGTCCGTCCCCGCGGACGGAGGCCAGGTCACCGTGGAGGCCCAGGTCGCGGACGACAGGATCGAGAGTCCGGTCCTGGAGTCCGACGGCTTCCAGACCCTCGGGGTCACGTGGCCAGACGGTGCCGCCCCTGAGGGGATCGCGGCGCAGGCTCGGACCCGGTCGGTCGACGGGGAGTGGACCGCCTGGGTGGACCTCGAGATCTCCGACGACGCTCCCGACCAGGGGACGGCCGAGGCCGAACGCGAGCTGCGTGGCGGGACGGCACCGCTGTGGGTCGGTGAGGCCGACGCCGTCCAGCTGGCGTTCTCGGCCGAGGCGGAGGGGGTCCCTGACGTGACGCTCGCTCTCGTCGACTCCCCGGCCGACGAGAGCGCATCGGCGACCGTCCAGAGCAGCAGCACCGTTCCGAGCGGCAGCAGCACGACTCCGAGCGGCGTCGCACAGTTCTCCACGGCGCAGTTCTCCGCCGCACAGTTCTCCGACGCGGCCCTCACCGGAGCCGTCGAGGGCTCGGTCCGGGCGGCCGCCGTCCCCACCGTCATCACGCGTGCGCAGTGGGGGGCTGCGGCGCCGATCTGCACGCCTGACACCGCCGCGGCCCTGGTCGGTGCGGTCGTGCACCACACGGCTGGACCGAACGGGTACTCGACGGTCGCGCAGGCGATGCAGCAGATTCGCAACGACCAGAAGTACCACCAGGCGACGCGAGGCTGGTGCGACCTGGGGTACAACTTCATCGTCGACAAGTGGGGGAACATCTACGAGGGCCGTGGGGGAAGCCTCACCTCTGCCGTGATCGGCGTGCACGCCGGCGGTTTCAACACCGGCACGGTCGGGATCTCGATGCTCGGCAACTTCCACGGCCCCGCCGGCGGGATGGCCACGACCCCCGCCATGATCGACGCGGTCGGTCGGATCGCCGGTGCCCGGCTCGGTGCGTACAACATCAACCCGCAGGGGTGGTTCACCTACCGGACCCTCGGCGGGGAGAACTCGAAGTACCCTGCCGGGTCCAACGTTTCCCTGCCACGGATCTTCGGTCACCGGGACACGGCGTACACGGCCTGCCCCGGCGACTACGGATACGCGCAGCTGGACAACATCCGCGCGATCGCGCTCGCCCACTCGGACCCGCAGGCGTATGCCGCTGCGCAGTCGGTGGTGAAGGCGTTGTACACGGATCTGTTGGGTCGTGGTCCGGATCCGACGGGGTTGGAGGGTTGGTCTGCGGCGTTGGTGTCGGGTGCGGGGCAGCCTGAGCTGGTGGCGTCGTTGACGCGTAGTCAGGAGTATGTGGCGTTGCGTGTGTCGAACGCGTACATGGAGGCGTTGGGTCGTGGTCCGGATCCGGTGGGTGCGCAGGACTGGGCGCGGGAGATTCATGCGGGGCGGGCGACGGTTGATGATGTGAAGCGTCGGTTCTACGACTCGTCGGAGTTCTTCGCGCGGGCTGGTGGGACGCCGCAGGGTTATGTGCAGGTGTTGTATCAGACGATGTTGGGTCGGGGGGCTGCGCCGTCGGAGATCGATGCGTGGGTGAAGGTCATGGAGGTCAGGGGTCGTTCGCGGATGGTGGACGAGCTGTGGTTCTCGATGGAGGCTGCGCGGATGCGTGCGGGTGGTTACTACTCGACGTTCTTGCAGCGTGGTCCGGATCCGACGGGGTTGACGGCGTGGGCGCAGGTGTTGTTGTCGCACGGTGAGGGGGCGGTGCGTGTGGGTATCGCGGGCAGCTCCGAGTACCGGGCGTTGGCACAGACGCGTTTCCCCTGAGCACCCACCACTCTTGGAGCAGTTCATGACCCGCACGTCATCTCGGCCCTTCGCCGTCGCGCTCGCAGCTGCGCTGGCCTTGGCACTCACCGGGGTCGGACTGACCCCGCCGGCCCCCGCGGCAGCGACCGTCGCGACCTCCGACTTCGGGGAGGGGACGGTGTCGTTCGTCGGTCACGGCTACGGTCACGGTCGGGGGATGGGCCAGTACGGCTCGCTCGGCTACGCCGTCGACCACGGGTGGGACTACCAGCAGATCCTGGACCACTACTACGGCGGCACCGCCACGACGGGCGGCGCACCGGCCACCATCTCGGTGGAGCTCCTCGCGCACACCTCTTCGCTCACGGCGATGGGGCGTGGCCTCGTCGTCAACGGCTTCCCCCAGGCCGAGACCGGGTCGGCGGGCAGTGCCGTCCGTGTGCTGCCGAAGTCGAACGGCGCGTTCGACGTCTACGTCGGGCCGTCGTGCTCCGGCCCCTGGAGCGCCGCCGGGTCGTCTGCGACGGTCGAGATCTCCACGAGCTCGCCGAGCGACGTCTCGCGATATGTCCGCACCTGCGAGTCGGGTGGCGAACGGTCGTACCGCGGCACGCTCAGCGTTCGCCGCAACCAACGGACCGCCGGGCTCATGGTGGTCAACAACGTGGCGACCGAGGACTACCTGCGCGGAGTGGTGCCGCGTGAGTCGCCCGACGGTTGGGGGGCTCGTCCGAACGGGTTGGAGTCCCTGAAGGCCCAGGCCGTGGCGGCACGTTCGTACGCGCTCTCGCAGCAGAGCGCTCGTCCTTCCGGCGCGCAGACGTGCGACACGACGACCTGCCAGGTGTATCTCGGAGCGGCCTACCAGCCCAACGGTGGAGCCCGCACCAGCCTCGACGGCCCCAACGCCGACCGGGCGATCGCAGCGACCGCGGGCCAGGTCCGGTACCGTCCGGGCTCGGTCCCGGTGCAGATCGTCCGGACCGAGTTCAGCTCGTCGACCGGCGGGTGGACGGCTGGCGGGACCTTCCCCGCGGTCCAGGACGTCGGTGACGCGACCGCGTCGAACCCGAACAGCACGTGGTCCGTCTCGTTCACGCTCTCGGACGTCGCCAAGGCCATGGGGACGGGCCCCATCACCAGGTTCGACGTGACCCAGCGCAACGGGCTCGGTGCAGAGGGCGGGCGCGTCCTCCAGGTGGCAGTGACCGGGGGCGGGACGACGCGCACCTTCACGGGCAACCAGGTCCGTACCCTGCTCGGGCTCAAGAGCGACTGGTTCACCCCGACGCTGACCCAGGGCGGGGAGGCCGCTGCGCAGTCGGTGGTGAAGGCGTTGTACACGGATCTGTTGGGTCGTGGTCCGGATCCGACGGGGTTGGAGGGTTGGTCTGCGGCGTTGGTGTCGGGTGCGGGGCAGCCTGAGCTGGTGGCGTCGTTGACGCGTAGTCAGGAGTATGTGGCGTTGCGTGTGTCGAACGCGTACATGGAGGCGTTGGGTCGTGGTCCGGATCCGGTGGGTGCGCAGGACTGGGCGCGGGAGATTCATGCGGGGCGGGCGACGGTTGATGATGTGAAGCGTCGGTTCTACGACTCGTCGGAGTTCTTCGCGCGGGCTGGTGGGACGCCGCAGGGTTATGTGCAGGTGTTGTATCAGACGATGTTGGGTCGGGGGGCTGCGCCGTCGGAGATCGATGCGTGGGTGAAGGTCATGGAGGTCAGGGGTCGTTCGCGGATGGTGGACGAGCTGTGGTTCTCGATGGAGGCTGCGCGGATGCGTGCGGGTGGTTACTACTCGACGTTCTTGCAGCGTGGTCCGGATCCGACGGGGTTGACGGCGTGGGCGCAGGTGTTGTTGTCGCACGGTGAGGGGGCGGTGCGTGTGGGTATCGCGGGCAGCTCCGAGTAC
Proteins encoded:
- a CDS encoding DUF4214 domain-containing protein, which encodes MKYSRAGVSGIAVLALLVGGGTASASTVAQLSSTLGAENQVTDGITSSEPSVTEVPLDVVAVQAGGAAAPDAEADAGSRAQEGPAEGVESVPADGGQVTVEAQVADDRIESPVLESDGFQTLGVTWPDGAAPEGIAAQARTRSVDGEWTAWVDLEISDDAPDQGTAEAERELRGGTAPLWVGEADAVQLAFSAEAEGVPDVTLALVDSPADESASATVQSSSTVPSGSSTTPSGVAQFSTAQFSAAQFSDAALTGAVEGSVRAAAVPTVITRAQWGAAAPICTPDTAAALVGAVVHHTAGPNGYSTVAQAMQQIRNDQKYHQATRGWCDLGYNFIVDKWGNIYEGRGGSLTSAVIGVHAGGFNTGTVGISMLGNFHGPAGGMATTPAMIDAVGRIAGARLGAYNINPQGWFTYRTLGGENSKYPAGSNVSLPRIFGHRDTAYTACPGDYGYAQLDNIRAIALAHSDPQAYAAAQSVVKALYTDLLGRGPDPTGLEGWSAALVSGAGQPELVASLTRSQEYVALRVSNAYMEALGRGPDPVGAQDWAREIHAGRATVDDVKRRFYDSSEFFARAGGTPQGYVQVLYQTMLGRGAAPSEIDAWVKVMEVRGRSRMVDELWFSMEAARMRAGGYYSTFLQRGPDPTGLTAWAQVLLSHGEGAVRVGIAGSSEYRALAQTRFP
- a CDS encoding DUF4214 domain-containing protein — its product is MTRTSSRPFAVALAAALALALTGVGLTPPAPAAATVATSDFGEGTVSFVGHGYGHGRGMGQYGSLGYAVDHGWDYQQILDHYYGGTATTGGAPATISVELLAHTSSLTAMGRGLVVNGFPQAETGSAGSAVRVLPKSNGAFDVYVGPSCSGPWSAAGSSATVEISTSSPSDVSRYVRTCESGGERSYRGTLSVRRNQRTAGLMVVNNVATEDYLRGVVPRESPDGWGARPNGLESLKAQAVAARSYALSQQSARPSGAQTCDTTTCQVYLGAAYQPNGGARTSLDGPNADRAIAATAGQVRYRPGSVPVQIVRTEFSSSTGGWTAGGTFPAVQDVGDATASNPNSTWSVSFTLSDVAKAMGTGPITRFDVTQRNGLGAEGGRVLQVAVTGGGTTRTFTGNQVRTLLGLKSDWFTPTLTQGGEAAAQSVVKALYTDLLGRGPDPTGLEGWSAALVSGAGQPELVASLTRSQEYVALRVSNAYMEALGRGPDPVGAQDWAREIHAGRATVDDVKRRFYDSSEFFARAGGTPQGYVQVLYQTMLGRGAAPSEIDAWVKVMEVRGRSRMVDELWFSMEAARMRAGGYYSTFLQRGPDPTGLTAWAQVLLSHGEGAVRVGIAGSSEYRALAQTRFP